The following are from one region of the Synechococcus sp. CBW1108 genome:
- a CDS encoding major capsid protein, which yields MGLTLIEAAKYENRLEHLAVLKTFSEGELLARLPFMNIAGSGLFYSAEQELPSVGFRAVNEGYTQSYGVVDQRAEAVHLFGGDVDVDRSIVDLMGPEARASQIEMKVRSMRLTLEATVINGDTSANPRAFDGLSKRLQPGDAMAIDNAGSGSSSGGGTAPGAPLDFDRLDELIDSVNAYGGSKVLVMSKAMRRQLNALARASIGGGVYQTSTNSFGMTVHRYQDCDLVTVDRDAQGIEVMGYDEAGGTSSIYCCTFGDQGVTGLQGPFQGRYGISVRDLGEVPDAPVFRTRVDWYVGFAVLQSRAAGRLFNITPAN from the coding sequence ATGGGCCTCACCCTGATCGAGGCAGCCAAATACGAAAACCGGCTCGAGCACCTCGCTGTGCTCAAGACGTTTTCAGAGGGCGAACTGCTCGCCCGGCTGCCGTTCATGAATATTGCCGGCAGCGGCCTGTTCTATTCCGCTGAGCAGGAGCTCCCCTCGGTGGGCTTCCGCGCCGTCAATGAGGGCTACACCCAGAGCTATGGCGTGGTGGACCAGCGCGCAGAAGCGGTGCACCTCTTTGGCGGTGACGTGGATGTGGACCGCTCGATCGTGGATCTGATGGGCCCTGAGGCCCGTGCCAGCCAGATCGAGATGAAGGTGCGCTCCATGCGGCTCACTTTGGAGGCAACGGTGATCAACGGCGACACCAGCGCCAACCCAAGGGCCTTTGACGGGCTGAGCAAGCGCCTGCAGCCAGGCGATGCGATGGCAATCGACAACGCCGGCAGTGGCAGCAGCAGCGGTGGCGGCACTGCTCCTGGTGCACCGCTTGATTTTGATCGCCTCGATGAGCTGATCGATTCGGTTAACGCCTACGGCGGCAGCAAGGTGCTGGTGATGAGTAAGGCAATGCGCCGCCAGCTCAATGCCCTGGCCCGCGCCTCTATTGGCGGCGGGGTCTATCAGACCAGCACCAACTCCTTTGGGATGACAGTGCACCGCTACCAGGACTGCGACCTTGTCACGGTCGACCGCGATGCCCAGGGCATTGAGGTGATGGGTTACGACGAGGCGGGCGGCACCAGCTCGATCTACTGCTGCACCTTTGGTGATCAGGGTGTCACCGGCCTGCAGGGCCCCTTCCAGGGTCGCTATGGCATCTCGGTGCGGGATCTGGGCGAGGTGCCTGATGCCCCGGTGTTTCGCACCCGCGTCGATTGGTACGTGGGCTTTGCCGTGCTGCAGAGCCGCGCTGCTGGCCGCCTCTTCAACATCACCCCTGCTAACTGA
- a CDS encoding type II toxin-antitoxin system PemK/MazF family toxin, with product MLSRYDIVLVAFPFTDGPAAKPRPALVITTSDRHGDVLLAFISSNISGPTASDELDIPAEYPGFSGTGLKVSSRLRLSRMTTLALPLVKRRIGQLPLALQTTCQQVLQRVIGGQG from the coding sequence ATGCTCAGTCGCTACGACATCGTGCTGGTCGCCTTCCCTTTCACGGATGGGCCGGCGGCTAAGCCTCGGCCGGCTTTGGTGATCACCACCAGTGATCGCCATGGGGATGTGCTGCTGGCCTTCATCAGCTCCAACATCAGCGGCCCAACTGCCAGCGATGAGCTCGACATCCCAGCCGAATATCCAGGCTTCTCAGGCACCGGCCTGAAGGTGAGCTCAAGGCTGCGGCTCAGCCGCATGACAACGCTGGCTTTGCCATTGGTGAAACGGCGCATCGGACAGCTTCCGCTGGCCTTGCAGACGACCTGCCAGCAGGTGCTGCAGCGGGTGATCGGCGGCCAAGGCTGA